The Armatimonadota bacterium genome window below encodes:
- a CDS encoding urease accessory protein UreE: MSEVHGLRVVDIPMTAEERSRVRRRVVAPDGRVLLLALPTGTVLRPGQVLAVQEGVAYRVRAAEEDVLVVYPGDLEEAVRIGHFFGNLHREIEVQGGAVVVPWDDVLFHRARQMGWQAQRDRRPFHGKPGEGHRHP, encoded by the coding sequence GTGTCTGAGGTCCACGGGCTGCGGGTGGTGGACATCCCCATGACCGCGGAGGAACGCTCCCGGGTGCGGCGCCGGGTGGTGGCGCCGGACGGCCGGGTGCTGCTCCTCGCCCTCCCCACGGGCACCGTCCTCCGGCCCGGGCAGGTCCTGGCGGTGCAGGAGGGAGTCGCCTACCGGGTGAGGGCGGCGGAGGAGGACGTGCTGGTGGTTTACCCCGGAGATCTCGAAGAGGCCGTGCGGATCGGCCACTTCTTCGGGAACCTGCACCGGGAGATCGAAGTACAGGGTGGAGCGGTGGTCGTCCCTTGGGACGATGTCCTCTTCCACCGCGCCCGGCAGATGGGCTGGCAGGCACAGCGGGATCGCCGCCCGTTTCACGGAAAGCCAGGGGAAGGTCACCGCCACCCGTGA
- a CDS encoding urease accessory UreF family protein, producing MTPRDLLLLLQWFDSQFPVGAYAHSGGLEAYAQRGAGPAELRRLAEVFLKLGGLRLDLAACALAWRAAPDAVLLERLGAELTAWRPIPGSRESSLKMGRRWLRMVRRLYPSLEIPCLQHPHHAVVVGCCGRLFGVPETALLLAYGHSGLTALLYAATRCMPVSPEQAQEILRDLQGMLAALVDEVTEDPPRHLWSCTPAWDIRAHEQALLPTRLFQS from the coding sequence GTGACGCCCCGCGACCTCCTGCTCCTGCTGCAGTGGTTCGACTCCCAGTTCCCGGTGGGCGCCTACGCCCACTCGGGGGGTCTAGAGGCGTATGCCCAGCGGGGAGCGGGACCGGCGGAACTCCGGCGGCTCGCGGAGGTGTTCTTGAAGCTCGGGGGGCTCCGGCTGGACCTGGCCGCCTGCGCCCTGGCCTGGCGGGCGGCGCCGGACGCGGTCCTGCTGGAGCGGCTCGGCGCGGAGCTCACCGCCTGGCGGCCCATCCCCGGATCCCGGGAGTCCAGCCTGAAAATGGGCCGCCGGTGGCTGCGGATGGTGCGGCGTCTGTACCCTTCCCTGGAGATCCCCTGTCTCCAGCACCCCCACCATGCCGTGGTGGTGGGCTGCTGCGGGCGGCTTTTCGGAGTTCCGGAGACGGCCCTCCTCCTCGCGTACGGCCACAGCGGCCTCACCGCCCTCCTGTACGCGGCCACCCGGTGCATGCCCGTGAGCCCGGAGCAGGCGCAGGAGATCCTCCGGGATCTTCAGGGAATGCTCGCCGCGCTGGTGGACGAGGTAACAGAGGATCCGCCCCGGCACCTGTGGAGCTGTACCCCGGCCTGGGACATCCGGGCCCACGAGCAGGCGCTGCTGCCCACGCGCCTGTTCCAGAGCTAG
- the ureG gene encoding urease accessory protein UreG, with translation MKPARIGVAGPVGSGKTSLLDALCKAMRGRYRIAVITNDIYTYEDAEFLVRSGALPADRILGVQTGGCPHTAIREDPSINQEAVEEMLRRFPDLDLLFLESGGDNLAASFSPELVDVFIYVIDVAAGDKIPRKGGPGILRSDLLVINKVDLAPLVGADLRVMERDARAQRGDRPFVFTNLKTGQGLDQIVRWIQEEVLFEEEARHRTPEC, from the coding sequence GTGAAGCCGGCCCGGATCGGCGTCGCGGGACCTGTGGGGTCCGGCAAGACATCGCTCCTGGACGCGCTGTGCAAGGCGATGCGCGGCCGGTACCGGATTGCCGTCATCACCAACGACATCTACACCTACGAGGACGCGGAGTTCCTGGTGCGCTCCGGAGCGCTGCCCGCGGACCGGATCCTGGGGGTCCAGACCGGTGGGTGCCCGCACACCGCCATCCGCGAGGACCCCTCCATCAACCAGGAGGCGGTGGAGGAGATGCTGCGCCGGTTTCCTGACCTCGATCTGCTGTTCCTGGAGTCCGGAGGAGACAACCTGGCCGCGAGCTTCAGCCCGGAGCTCGTGGACGTGTTCATCTACGTGATCGACGTGGCCGCAGGGGACAAAATTCCCCGGAAGGGCGGCCCCGGCATCCTCCGCAGCGACCTCCTCGTGATCAACAAGGTTGACCTGGCGCCGCTTGTGGGCGCGGATCTCCGGGTCATGGAGCGCGACGCGCGGGCCCAGCGCGGAGACCGGCCCTTCGTGTTCACCAACCTGAAGACGGGACAGGGCTTGGATCAGATCGTCCGCTGGATCCAGGAGGAGGTGCTGTTCGAGGAGGAAGCCCGCCACCGGACCCCGGAATGCTGA
- a CDS encoding urease accessory protein UreD, with the protein MLNPRAPAAVEGRLRVFLESGKTGTRVGDLESAGPLRVIRPFPLSRGRILLQILTVGPGLLGGDRFGIEIHVGRGAKAVVVQQSATKVHRMPQGLRAAQQVCLCLEEGAELEYYPGLAIPYPGAEHHQRTEVFLSSGSRFGFLEIWAMGRILRGERLAFRRITADLGVYAEGTPVYREALHLDPTVEALNGTGLLEGARYVGSGFWRWGGAEPEFREGDGVVLAAGRTGYGDLYLKALARDGLLLQQRIEALLTSWRARWGLPPIDWRRYGSGWG; encoded by the coding sequence ATGCTGAACCCCCGGGCGCCCGCTGCGGTGGAGGGGAGGCTCCGGGTCTTTCTGGAGTCGGGGAAGACGGGGACCCGCGTGGGAGATCTGGAGAGCGCCGGCCCTCTACGGGTCATTCGGCCGTTTCCCCTCTCCCGGGGGCGGATCCTCCTCCAGATCCTTACGGTGGGGCCTGGCCTGCTGGGGGGAGATCGGTTCGGGATCGAGATCCACGTGGGCCGAGGGGCGAAGGCGGTGGTGGTGCAGCAATCCGCCACCAAAGTGCACCGGATGCCGCAGGGCCTGAGGGCCGCCCAGCAGGTGTGCCTCTGCCTGGAGGAGGGTGCGGAGCTGGAGTATTACCCGGGCCTCGCCATCCCGTACCCCGGGGCAGAACACCACCAGCGAACCGAGGTGTTCCTGTCCTCAGGTTCCCGCTTTGGGTTTCTGGAGATCTGGGCCATGGGTCGGATCCTCCGGGGAGAGCGGTTGGCCTTCCGGCGGATCACGGCGGATCTGGGGGTTTACGCGGAGGGAACTCCCGTCTACCGCGAGGCCCTCCACCTGGATCCCACGGTCGAAGCCCTCAACGGGACGGGCCTTCTGGAGGGCGCGAGGTACGTGGGCAGCGGATTCTGGCGGTGGGGAGGAGCAGAGCCGGAGTTCCGGGAGGGCGACGGCGTGGTCCTCGCGGCGGGGCGGACCGGCTACGGAGATCTCTACCTCAAAGCCCTGGCTCGGGACGGACTACTGCTGCAGCAGCGGATCGAGGCCCTCCTCACCTCGTGGCGCGCGCGGTGGGGACTCCCTCCGATTGACTGGCGGCGCTATGGAAGCGGGTGGGGGTAG
- a CDS encoding CRISPR-associated ring nuclease, which produces MATLGHEPQVVTISLDVLLQRGHQIGEVTVVHTASPAVLRGLREIRREFASGRYPAVLRSVPVRGEAARLDDFRTEADVWALLSSLYRAVREAKRRHAVVHLSLAGGRKVMSVAAMVVAQLLFGPEDRAWHLLSEGWTPGSPRRMHLDPGEPVHLVPVPVLRWTDSAVMLAALAELDDPAEAIRRYGEIVRGERMRRRREFVERWLTPAERDVARLACQGLDNAAIARRLHRSRRTVANQLSAVYGKLQEWLGFAGPPASRALLLAELAPYFELADRA; this is translated from the coding sequence GTGGCCACCCTGGGCCATGAGCCCCAGGTGGTGACCATCTCCCTCGACGTCCTCCTCCAGCGCGGCCACCAGATCGGGGAGGTCACGGTCGTCCACACCGCCTCCCCGGCCGTGCTGCGGGGCCTGCGGGAGATCCGGCGGGAGTTCGCCTCCGGTCGCTACCCCGCGGTCTTGCGGTCCGTGCCGGTCCGCGGCGAGGCGGCCAGGCTCGACGACTTCCGCACGGAGGCGGACGTGTGGGCCCTGCTCTCGAGCCTGTACCGCGCGGTCCGCGAGGCCAAACGCCGCCACGCGGTGGTCCACCTGTCCCTGGCGGGCGGCCGCAAGGTCATGAGCGTGGCCGCCATGGTGGTGGCGCAGCTGCTGTTCGGCCCCGAGGATCGCGCCTGGCACCTGCTCAGCGAAGGGTGGACGCCCGGATCCCCCCGCAGGATGCACCTGGATCCGGGAGAACCCGTCCACCTCGTCCCCGTCCCCGTGCTCCGGTGGACGGACTCCGCGGTCATGCTGGCGGCCCTGGCGGAGCTCGACGACCCAGCCGAGGCCATCCGTCGCTACGGGGAGATCGTCCGGGGCGAGCGGATGCGCCGCCGGCGGGAGTTCGTGGAGCGCTGGCTCACCCCGGCCGAGCGGGACGTGGCCCGCCTGGCCTGCCAGGGCCTGGACAACGCCGCCATCGCCCGCCGGCTGCACCGCAGCCGGCGGACCGTGGCCAACCAGCTGAGCGCCGTGTACGGCAAGCTGCAGGAATGGTTGGGGTTCGCGGGGCCTCCGGCCAGCCGAGCCCTTCTGCTCGCGGAGCTGGCGCCGTACTTCGAGCTGGCCGACAGGGCTTAA
- the rplM gene encoding 50S ribosomal protein L13, giving the protein MKTYQQKPAEVERRWWLVDAQGKVLGRLASQVASLLRGKHKPTFTPHVDGGDFVVVVNADKVRLTGRKAERKVYYWHSGYPGGLKSATAGELLRTKPEELFRLAVQRMLPKTPLGRRMLRKLKVYRGPDHPHAAQQPQKLEVKG; this is encoded by the coding sequence GTGAAGACCTACCAGCAGAAGCCGGCGGAGGTGGAACGGAGGTGGTGGCTCGTGGATGCCCAGGGGAAGGTCCTGGGCCGGCTGGCGAGCCAGGTGGCGAGCCTCCTGCGGGGCAAGCATAAGCCCACCTTCACCCCCCACGTGGACGGCGGGGACTTCGTGGTGGTGGTGAACGCGGACAAGGTGCGGCTCACCGGACGGAAGGCCGAGCGCAAGGTGTACTACTGGCACTCGGGCTACCCGGGCGGGCTCAAGTCCGCCACCGCCGGGGAGCTGCTGCGCACCAAGCCCGAGGAACTCTTCCGGCTGGCGGTCCAGCGCATGCTCCCCAAGACGCCGCTCGGCCGGCGGATGCTCCGCAAGCTGAAGGTTTACCGCGGCCCGGACCACCCGCACGCGGCCCAGCAGCCCCAGAAGCTGGAGGTGAAGGGATGA
- the rpsI gene encoding 30S ribosomal protein S9 produces MSTATVPQVQATGRRKESSARVFLRPGSGRILVNGKPYDEYFVGMARRARVVEPLVLTNTLERFDVYATVAGGGQTGQSDAVRHGIARALAEVDPDLRRVLRQHGLLTRDPRVKERKKYGRKRARRGFQYSKR; encoded by the coding sequence ATGAGCACGGCCACGGTGCCCCAGGTCCAGGCGACCGGCCGGCGCAAGGAATCCAGCGCCCGGGTGTTCCTCCGACCCGGGTCCGGCCGGATCCTCGTGAACGGCAAGCCCTACGACGAGTACTTTGTGGGCATGGCCCGGCGGGCGCGGGTGGTGGAGCCGCTCGTCCTCACGAACACCCTGGAACGTTTCGACGTCTACGCCACGGTGGCGGGCGGAGGCCAGACGGGCCAGAGCGACGCGGTGCGACACGGCATCGCCCGGGCCCTGGCGGAGGTGGACCCCGACCTGCGGCGCGTGCTGCGCCAGCACGGCCTCCTGACCCGGGATCCTCGGGTGAAGGAGCGGAAGAAGTACGGGCGCAAGCGGGCCCGGCGCGGTTTCCAGTACTCCAAGCGCTAG
- a CDS encoding cyclic 2,3-diphosphoglycerate synthase: MARTRVLILGAAGRDFHNFNVYYRHRPQYQVVAFTAAQLPAISGRRYPPELSGPHHPEGIPIEPEERLEELVRAHQVDEVVFAYSDVSHEHVMHLASRALSAGAGFRILGPRETMLRSDRPVLSVCGVRTGAGKSPTSRYLAALLRELGQRVVVVRHPMPYGDLRAQVVQRFASLEDLERSSLTLEEREEYEPHLRQGQVVFSGVDYEQVLAAAEQEADVIQWEGGNNDLPFFVPDLHVVVCDPLRPGHELHYHPGEANLRMADVVVINKVSTARREHVEAVRRNVAAVNPRARIVEVDSVLAVDRPDLLRGRRALVVEDGPTTTHGGMGYGAGYIAARAYGAEIVDPRPAAVGSLREAYASYPHLQHVLPALGYTPQQLLELEETINRAEADVVVFGTPVDLPRVLRGLNKPAVRVTYEIEEATPQLRGILEEWLARVGRLSRTEAAR; the protein is encoded by the coding sequence GTGGCGAGAACACGGGTGCTGATCCTGGGGGCAGCGGGGCGGGATTTCCACAACTTCAACGTGTACTACCGACACCGGCCCCAGTACCAGGTGGTGGCCTTCACCGCGGCGCAGCTCCCCGCCATCTCGGGCCGCCGTTACCCGCCAGAACTGAGCGGCCCGCACCACCCCGAGGGGATTCCCATCGAGCCGGAGGAACGCCTGGAGGAACTCGTCCGCGCCCACCAGGTAGACGAGGTGGTCTTCGCCTACAGCGATGTCAGCCACGAACACGTCATGCACCTGGCCAGCCGTGCGCTCTCCGCGGGGGCGGGGTTTCGAATCCTCGGCCCGCGGGAGACCATGCTGCGCAGCGACCGCCCGGTCCTGAGCGTCTGCGGGGTGCGGACGGGAGCGGGCAAGAGTCCCACGAGCCGCTACCTCGCGGCCCTCCTGCGGGAACTGGGCCAGCGGGTGGTGGTGGTCCGCCACCCCATGCCCTACGGGGATCTGCGGGCGCAGGTGGTGCAGCGATTCGCGAGCCTCGAGGATCTGGAGCGATCTTCCCTCACCCTGGAGGAGCGGGAGGAGTACGAGCCTCACCTGCGGCAGGGGCAGGTGGTGTTCTCCGGGGTGGACTACGAGCAGGTGCTGGCCGCGGCGGAGCAGGAGGCGGACGTGATCCAGTGGGAGGGCGGCAACAACGACCTTCCCTTCTTCGTGCCAGATCTGCATGTGGTGGTGTGCGATCCCCTGAGGCCCGGCCACGAGCTGCACTACCACCCGGGAGAAGCCAACCTGAGGATGGCAGACGTGGTGGTGATCAACAAGGTCTCCACGGCCCGCAGAGAGCATGTGGAGGCCGTGCGCCGCAACGTGGCCGCGGTCAACCCGCGGGCCCGCATCGTGGAGGTGGACAGCGTGCTGGCCGTGGATCGGCCAGACCTCCTGCGGGGCCGGCGGGCGCTCGTGGTGGAGGACGGACCCACCACCACCCACGGGGGCATGGGGTACGGAGCGGGATACATCGCGGCCCGCGCGTACGGGGCGGAGATCGTGGATCCCCGTCCTGCCGCGGTGGGCTCCCTCCGGGAGGCCTACGCCTCCTACCCCCATCTCCAGCACGTGTTGCCCGCCCTCGGCTACACCCCCCAGCAGCTTCTGGAGCTCGAGGAGACCATCAACCGCGCGGAGGCGGACGTGGTGGTGTTCGGGACCCCCGTGGACCTGCCGCGGGTGCTGCGCGGCCTCAACAAGCCCGCGGTACGGGTCACCTACGAGATCGAGGAGGCAACCCCGCAACTGCGGGGGATCCTGGAAGAGTGGCTCGCGCGGGTGGGCCGGCTGTCCCGCACGGAGGCCGCGAGGTAG
- the argF gene encoding ornithine carbamoyltransferase, protein MGSGLRGRDLLSMEDLSREEILEILDLASQLKREQRVRRPHRLLRGRTLALIFEKPSLRTRVTLEVAMRQLGGDVVSLTQQDIGLGVRESVADVARNLSRWVDGIAARVFSHRTLEDLARAAEVAVINALSDREHPCQTLADLLTIREKFGTFQGTVVAWVGDGNNVCHSLLLGGVKVGLSLRVATPEGYEPDRTILEAARNYGERTGARILLTHRPEEAVRGAQVVYTDVWTSMGQEAEREKRRRAFAGFQVNEALLAHSPEALVMHCLPAHRGEEITDAVLDGPRSVVLDQAENRLHVQKALLALVLGG, encoded by the coding sequence ATGGGCTCGGGACTCCGCGGGCGCGACCTGCTCTCCATGGAGGATCTGAGCCGGGAGGAGATCCTGGAGATCCTCGACCTGGCGAGCCAGCTCAAGCGGGAGCAACGCGTACGGCGACCTCATCGCCTGCTCCGGGGCCGGACCCTCGCCCTCATCTTCGAGAAGCCCTCCCTCCGCACCCGGGTCACCTTGGAGGTGGCCATGCGGCAGCTCGGGGGCGATGTCGTCTCCCTCACCCAGCAGGACATCGGGCTGGGAGTCCGGGAGAGCGTGGCGGACGTGGCCCGCAACCTCAGCCGGTGGGTGGACGGGATCGCGGCCCGGGTCTTCAGCCACCGCACGCTGGAGGACCTCGCGCGGGCCGCGGAGGTGGCTGTGATCAACGCCCTCAGCGACCGGGAGCATCCCTGTCAGACCCTCGCGGATCTGCTGACCATCCGGGAAAAGTTCGGGACCTTTCAGGGAACCGTGGTGGCCTGGGTGGGGGACGGCAACAACGTGTGCCACTCGCTGCTCCTGGGGGGGGTCAAGGTTGGGCTCTCCCTGCGGGTGGCCACGCCGGAAGGCTACGAGCCGGACCGGACCATCCTGGAGGCCGCCCGGAACTACGGGGAGCGGACGGGAGCCCGGATCCTGCTCACCCACCGGCCGGAGGAGGCGGTGCGGGGTGCCCAGGTGGTCTACACGGACGTGTGGACCAGCATGGGGCAGGAGGCCGAGCGGGAGAAGCGACGCCGGGCCTTCGCGGGCTTCCAGGTGAACGAGGCTCTCCTCGCCCACAGTCCGGAGGCCCTGGTGATGCATTGCCTCCCCGCGCACCGGGGAGAGGAGATCACGGACGCGGTGCTGGACGGGCCCCGATCCGTGGTGCTGGATCAGGCGGAGAACCGGCTCCACGTCCAGAAGGCCCTGCTGGCCCTGGTGCTCGGGGGATGA
- the cdaA gene encoding diadenylate cyclase CdaA, with product MSWPLSLRITDLVDIAIVSVVVYQVMMLIRGTRAVQLVQGIAVLAAGYLLASWLQLYTLQAILGYLGGIIPVALLVLFQPEMRRLLEQIGRGRLLWGAAAPMERDVALRLANDLARAARILGQRRIGALMVIERRTGLNDFIETGVRLDAVCSVPLLLNLFYPNTPLHDGAVIVRGNRVVAAGCLLPLSESPLLSRSLGTRHRAAVGITEGTDAVAIVVSEETGTISLAQEGSLRRGLSEEELRATLLNLFAVTPARGPVPWWRSRPA from the coding sequence ATGAGCTGGCCCCTTTCCCTTCGCATCACCGACCTGGTGGACATCGCCATCGTCTCCGTGGTGGTCTACCAGGTCATGATGCTCATCCGGGGCACCAGGGCGGTGCAGCTGGTGCAGGGGATCGCCGTCCTCGCGGCGGGCTACCTCCTGGCCTCCTGGTTGCAGCTCTACACCCTCCAGGCCATCCTCGGTTATCTCGGCGGCATCATCCCCGTGGCCCTGCTGGTGCTGTTCCAGCCGGAGATGCGGCGCCTGCTGGAGCAGATCGGCCGGGGCCGTCTCCTGTGGGGCGCCGCGGCTCCCATGGAACGGGACGTGGCGCTGCGGCTGGCGAACGACCTCGCCCGGGCTGCCCGGATCCTGGGGCAGCGACGCATCGGGGCCCTGATGGTCATCGAGCGGCGGACCGGTCTCAACGACTTCATCGAGACGGGCGTCCGCCTGGACGCCGTGTGCTCCGTCCCCCTCCTGCTGAACCTTTTCTATCCCAACACCCCCCTCCACGACGGCGCGGTGATCGTCCGGGGGAACCGGGTGGTGGCGGCGGGGTGTCTGCTGCCCCTCAGCGAGAGCCCCCTGCTCAGCCGGTCCCTGGGGACCCGCCACCGGGCCGCGGTGGGGATCACGGAGGGGACGGACGCGGTGGCCATCGTGGTCTCCGAAGAAACAGGGACCATCTCCCTCGCCCAGGAGGGCTCCCTGCGGCGGGGGCTCTCCGAGGAAGAGCTCAGGGCCACCTTGCTGAACCTGTTCGCGGTCACTCCCGCCCGGGGCCCGGTGCCCTGGTGGAGGAGCCGGCCCGCGTGA
- a CDS encoding CdaR family protein codes for MRRRERTLYRILSVGIAVVLWYLVTASQNPEMERVIGTELALRNLPPDLAVVRAPRRVDVRVRAPRAILADLGPRSVAAWVNLADAEPGEHRLPVRVDAPPRVRVVEVVPEQATVAVDVLTQRQLAVEVALQGSTPQGMAVERPEVRPSRVTVSGPRSAVQRARRALASVDLSGVQNTQTVTVRVRILGEGGEEVQGVEVRPPQVQVRLVVQEALLTRLVPVVPEVRASLPAGTRIALVEVQPPLLRVRGPEEAVARLTLLSTEPIEVRDLQGEARYTVRVLFPNRVQPEGPPAVSVRVVVLPSPVTREIRDVPVVVEGLGTGLEATWEPDRVRVRVVGSEEAVVNLPEGEVRAVVDAAGLGPGTARRPVQVRVPQGIWVVTSTPSEVTLRIRRRP; via the coding sequence ATGCGTCGGCGGGAGCGTACCCTGTACCGGATCCTCTCCGTAGGGATTGCGGTGGTCCTGTGGTACCTGGTGACCGCCTCTCAGAATCCGGAGATGGAACGGGTGATCGGCACGGAGCTCGCCCTCCGCAACCTCCCTCCCGACCTCGCCGTGGTGCGGGCACCCCGCCGGGTGGACGTCCGGGTGCGGGCGCCTCGGGCAATCCTGGCCGACCTCGGCCCCCGCTCCGTGGCGGCGTGGGTGAATCTGGCAGATGCGGAGCCGGGGGAACACCGTCTCCCCGTCCGGGTGGATGCTCCTCCCCGGGTGCGGGTGGTGGAAGTGGTGCCGGAACAGGCCACGGTGGCGGTGGACGTCCTCACGCAGCGCCAGCTCGCCGTGGAAGTGGCCCTCCAGGGCAGCACCCCCCAGGGCATGGCCGTGGAGCGACCGGAGGTCCGGCCTTCCCGGGTCACCGTGAGCGGCCCCAGAAGCGCGGTGCAGCGAGCCCGGCGGGCCCTGGCCTCCGTGGACCTCAGCGGGGTGCAGAACACCCAGACCGTCACCGTGCGGGTGCGGATCCTCGGGGAAGGTGGGGAGGAGGTGCAGGGGGTGGAGGTACGTCCTCCCCAGGTCCAGGTGCGTCTCGTGGTTCAGGAGGCCCTGCTCACGCGCCTTGTGCCCGTGGTCCCCGAGGTGCGGGCCAGCCTGCCCGCGGGAACGCGGATCGCCTTGGTGGAGGTACAGCCTCCCCTTCTGCGGGTGCGGGGTCCGGAAGAGGCGGTGGCGCGCCTGACGCTCCTCTCCACGGAACCCATCGAGGTCCGGGATCTCCAGGGGGAAGCCCGCTACACGGTGCGCGTGCTTTTCCCAAACCGCGTGCAGCCAGAAGGTCCCCCCGCGGTCTCCGTGCGGGTCGTGGTCCTCCCCTCGCCCGTGACCCGGGAGATCCGGGACGTGCCCGTGGTGGTGGAGGGGCTGGGCACGGGGTTGGAGGCGACCTGGGAGCCCGATCGGGTACGGGTCCGGGTGGTGGGGTCCGAGGAAGCTGTGGTCAACCTCCCGGAGGGGGAGGTGCGGGCCGTGGTGGATGCGGCCGGACTGGGTCCCGGGACCGCACGAAGGCCCGTGCAGGTGCGGGTACCGCAGGGCATCTGGGTGGTGACATCTACACCGTCGGAGGTCACCCTGCGGATCCGGCGACGGCCGTAG
- the glmM gene encoding phosphoglucosamine mutase: MARLFGTDGIRGVANATLPPELAFQVARAAARVLAPRGGAFFLGRDTRLSGPMLEGALIAGLCSAGVSVVRGGILPTAAVAYLTRALGCDAGVVISASHNPIEDNGIKFFDRTGYKLPDEVEERIEQALAETGPRPTGTRVGGVRDLVDGEERYLRYLVAHARPVRGLRVVVDCAFGAAYRLAPRLWELLGAEVVALHEEPDGTRINVRCGSTHPEPLQAAVRAYGADLGFAHDGDADRVIAVDGRGEVVDGDLILVACARHLLRRGKLEPRVVVVTVMTNLGVERALEREGIRVVRAPVGDRYVLEHMRKTGALLGGEQSGHIVFSHLATTGDGLLTAVQLVNAMVDADEPLHELVSDVERLPQVLHNVPVRDPRAALADEAVQGAVTRAAQSMGRAGRLLVRPSGTEPVVRIMVEHEDAGVAEALARELADLIRSRAGGS; this comes from the coding sequence ATGGCCCGGCTGTTTGGGACGGATGGGATCCGAGGGGTGGCCAACGCCACACTTCCGCCCGAGCTGGCCTTTCAGGTGGCCCGGGCCGCGGCCCGGGTCCTCGCGCCCCGCGGCGGGGCGTTCTTCCTGGGTCGGGATACCCGGCTGAGCGGCCCCATGCTGGAGGGGGCCCTGATCGCGGGGCTTTGCTCTGCGGGGGTTTCCGTGGTTCGCGGCGGCATCCTCCCCACCGCCGCGGTGGCCTACCTCACCAGGGCCCTGGGCTGTGATGCGGGCGTGGTGATCTCCGCTTCCCACAACCCCATCGAGGACAACGGCATCAAGTTCTTCGACCGTACCGGCTACAAGCTCCCCGACGAGGTGGAGGAACGGATCGAGCAGGCCCTCGCGGAAACGGGGCCCCGGCCCACGGGCACCCGCGTGGGAGGGGTTCGGGATCTCGTGGACGGGGAGGAGCGCTACCTCCGCTATCTCGTGGCGCACGCACGGCCCGTCCGCGGTCTGCGGGTGGTGGTGGACTGCGCCTTCGGAGCCGCCTACCGCCTGGCGCCCCGGCTTTGGGAGCTGCTGGGCGCGGAGGTGGTGGCTCTCCACGAGGAGCCGGACGGAACCCGGATCAACGTGCGCTGCGGCTCCACCCATCCGGAGCCCCTCCAGGCCGCGGTCCGGGCTTACGGGGCGGACCTGGGATTCGCCCACGACGGGGACGCAGACCGGGTGATCGCCGTGGACGGTCGGGGGGAGGTGGTGGACGGGGATCTCATCCTCGTGGCCTGCGCCCGGCACCTGCTGCGCAGGGGGAAACTGGAGCCCCGGGTGGTGGTGGTCACCGTGATGACCAACCTGGGCGTGGAACGCGCACTGGAGCGGGAAGGCATCCGGGTGGTGCGGGCCCCCGTGGGCGATCGTTACGTTCTTGAGCACATGCGCAAGACCGGAGCACTGCTCGGGGGGGAGCAGAGCGGACACATCGTCTTTTCCCACCTCGCCACCACCGGGGACGGGCTGCTCACCGCGGTGCAGTTGGTGAACGCCATGGTGGACGCGGACGAGCCCCTCCACGAGCTCGTCTCGGACGTGGAGCGCCTCCCCCAGGTTCTGCACAACGTCCCGGTTCGGGATCCGCGGGCGGCCCTGGCGGACGAGGCCGTACAGGGAGCCGTGACCCGCGCCGCGCAATCCATGGGCCGCGCCGGCCGGCTCCTGGTGCGCCCCAGCGGCACGGAGCCCGTGGTCCGGATCATGGTGGAACACGAGGATGCCGGGGTCGCGGAGGCCCTGGCCCGGGAGCTCGCGGACCTCATCCGGTCCCGGGCCGGGGGATCGTAG